One part of the Methylobacterium terrae genome encodes these proteins:
- a CDS encoding M3 family oligoendopeptidase — translation MPLSAAAPSDSALSTAKATARAVDLGPLPEWDLTDLYAGLDDPAFADDMAAAEAECRAFAESYRGRIAALAAGGDATDRLGTAVAAYEAIEDRLGRLMSYAGLVYSGDTTDPARAKFYGDTQERLTTSASDLLFFTLELNRVEDALIDQAAAHPPLARYRPWLEDIRREKPHQLSDEAEKLFLEKSVTGRAAWNRLFDETIASLRFPLRGEELTLEPTLNKLQDADETVRRDAAGALSTVFRANLRVFTLITNTLAKDKEISDRWRGFTDVSDARHLANRVERDTVEALVAAVQAAYPRLSHRYYTLKARWFGRDDLAYWDRNAPLPKVEQRTIPWAEARETVLSAYGAFSPRMAEIARRFFDGGWIDAPVRPGKAPGAFAHPTVPSAHPFVLVNYQGKPRDVMTLAHELGHGVHQVLAGPNGALMAPTPLTLAETASVFGEMLTFRRVLEATTDPVQRRAMLAAKVEDMINTVVRQIAFYAFERKVHLARREGELTSDRINALWMSVQAESLGPAIRLDEGYEPYWAYIPHFIHSPFYVYAYAFGDCLVNSLYGVYQRASGDPAAEGAFVERYFALLSAGGSKPYGELLAPFGLDARDPAFWQIGLSMIEGMIAELEAMEA, via the coding sequence ATGCCGCTGAGTGCCGCCGCGCCGTCGGACAGCGCCCTGAGCACCGCCAAGGCCACGGCCCGCGCCGTCGATCTCGGGCCGCTGCCGGAATGGGACCTCACGGACCTCTATGCCGGCCTCGACGACCCGGCTTTCGCCGACGACATGGCCGCGGCCGAGGCCGAGTGCCGCGCCTTCGCCGAGAGCTACCGCGGCCGGATCGCCGCGCTCGCCGCGGGCGGGGACGCGACCGACCGCCTCGGCACCGCGGTCGCCGCCTACGAGGCGATCGAGGATCGGCTGGGCCGGCTGATGTCCTATGCCGGCCTCGTCTATTCGGGCGACACCACCGATCCGGCCCGGGCGAAGTTCTACGGCGACACCCAGGAGCGCCTGACCACGTCGGCGAGCGACCTCCTGTTCTTCACCCTGGAGCTCAACCGGGTCGAGGATGCGCTGATCGATCAGGCCGCCGCCCACCCGCCGCTCGCGCGCTACCGTCCCTGGCTCGAGGATATCCGCCGCGAGAAGCCGCACCAGCTCAGCGACGAGGCGGAGAAGCTCTTCCTCGAGAAGTCGGTGACCGGGCGCGCGGCCTGGAACCGGCTGTTCGACGAGACCATCGCCTCCCTGCGCTTCCCCCTGCGCGGCGAGGAACTGACGCTCGAGCCGACCCTCAACAAGCTCCAGGACGCCGACGAGACCGTGCGCCGCGACGCGGCGGGGGCGCTGAGCACCGTGTTCCGGGCGAACCTGCGGGTGTTCACGCTCATCACCAACACGCTCGCCAAGGACAAGGAGATCTCCGACCGCTGGCGCGGCTTCACCGACGTCTCGGATGCCCGCCACCTCGCCAACCGGGTCGAGCGCGACACCGTCGAGGCCCTCGTCGCCGCCGTGCAGGCGGCCTATCCGCGCCTGTCGCACCGCTACTACACGCTGAAGGCGCGGTGGTTCGGCCGGGACGACCTGGCCTACTGGGACCGCAACGCGCCGCTGCCGAAGGTCGAGCAGCGCACCATCCCCTGGGCGGAGGCGCGCGAGACCGTGCTGTCGGCCTACGGCGCCTTCTCGCCGAGAATGGCCGAGATCGCCCGGCGCTTCTTCGACGGGGGCTGGATCGACGCGCCGGTGCGGCCCGGCAAGGCGCCGGGCGCCTTCGCCCACCCGACCGTGCCCTCGGCCCATCCCTTCGTGCTCGTCAACTACCAGGGCAAGCCGCGGGACGTGATGACCCTCGCCCACGAGCTCGGCCACGGCGTGCACCAGGTGCTGGCGGGCCCGAACGGGGCGCTCATGGCCCCGACGCCGCTGACGCTCGCCGAGACCGCCAGCGTGTTCGGCGAGATGCTGACCTTCCGGCGCGTGCTGGAGGCGACCACCGACCCGGTGCAGCGCCGGGCGATGCTGGCCGCCAAGGTCGAGGACATGATCAACACGGTGGTGCGCCAGATCGCGTTCTACGCCTTCGAGCGCAAGGTCCACCTCGCCCGCCGCGAGGGCGAGCTGACGTCCGACAGGATCAACGCACTGTGGATGTCGGTGCAGGCCGAGAGCTTAGGGCCGGCGATCCGCCTCGACGAGGGCTACGAGCCGTACTGGGCCTACATCCCGCACTTCATCCACTCGCCGTTCTACGTCTACGCCTACGCCTTCGGCGACTGCCTGGTGAACTCGCTCTACGGCGTCTACCAGCGGGCGAGCGGCGACCCGGCGGCGGAAGGTGCCTTCGTCGAGCGCTACTTCGCGCTGCTCTCGGCGGGCGGCAGCAAGCCCTACGGCGAACTCCTGGCGCCGTTCGGACTGGATGCCCGCGATCCGGCCTTCTGGCAGATCGGCCTGTCGATGATCGAGGGGATGATCGCCGAGCTGGAGGCGATGGAGGCGTAG
- a CDS encoding sigma-54-dependent transcriptional regulator — MTTTVLIVDDDPVQRRLAEAMVRRLGYEAVVAESGAAGLDAVRAPDSSIDVVLLDLAMPGGLDGLGVLGELRKAGIDTPVIVQTANGSIDAVVNAMRAGAVDFVVKPAGPERLQVSIRNALQVDQLQDEIRRMRRRASGALSFRDLTSKSPDMGRVMRLAERAAKSTIPVLIEGESGVGKEVLARAIQGSGERRGKPFVTVNCGAIPDNLVESTLFGHEKGAFTGATERHLGKFVEASGGTLFLDEIGELPLDAQVKLLRALQEGEVDPVGGRKSVRVDIRLISATNRSLLDLVKQGRFREDLYYRLNVFPMTLPPLRARREDIPDLARSFCARFAAEEGKRVRGIAAEAMALITRYDWPGNVRQLENALFRAVVLADGDELTVAEFPQIAAQVQGFDVRIPPAPAHPEPGAGPAPVREIVRVEVRDPHAVSLVAEETGEMKTMEGLEGEIIRYALQFYRGRMSEVSRRLGIGRSTLYRKLKELGIDDEKAEDAA; from the coding sequence ATGACCACCACGGTCCTCATCGTCGACGACGATCCCGTGCAGCGCCGGCTGGCGGAGGCCATGGTGCGGCGCCTCGGGTACGAGGCCGTGGTGGCCGAGAGCGGCGCGGCCGGGCTCGACGCCGTCCGGGCGCCCGATTCCAGCATCGACGTGGTGCTGCTCGACCTCGCGATGCCGGGCGGGCTCGACGGGCTCGGGGTTCTCGGCGAGCTGCGCAAGGCCGGCATCGACACGCCCGTCATCGTCCAGACGGCGAACGGCTCGATCGACGCCGTCGTCAACGCCATGCGGGCCGGCGCGGTCGATTTCGTGGTGAAGCCCGCCGGCCCGGAGCGGCTGCAGGTCTCGATCCGCAACGCGCTCCAGGTCGACCAGCTCCAGGACGAGATCCGGCGGATGCGCCGGCGCGCCTCGGGCGCCCTCTCCTTCCGCGACCTCACCTCGAAGAGCCCGGACATGGGCCGGGTGATGCGCCTCGCCGAGCGGGCGGCGAAATCCACCATTCCCGTGCTGATCGAGGGCGAGTCCGGCGTCGGCAAGGAGGTGCTGGCCCGCGCGATCCAGGGCTCGGGCGAGCGCCGCGGCAAGCCGTTCGTCACGGTCAATTGCGGGGCGATCCCCGACAACCTCGTCGAATCGACCCTGTTCGGCCACGAGAAGGGCGCCTTCACGGGCGCGACCGAGCGGCATCTGGGCAAGTTCGTCGAGGCGTCGGGCGGCACGCTGTTCCTCGACGAGATCGGCGAGCTGCCCCTCGACGCGCAGGTGAAGCTGCTGCGCGCGCTCCAGGAGGGCGAGGTCGATCCGGTCGGCGGCCGCAAGAGCGTGCGGGTCGACATCCGGCTGATCTCGGCGACGAACCGCTCGCTCCTCGACCTCGTCAAGCAGGGCCGCTTCCGCGAGGACCTGTATTACCGCCTCAACGTCTTCCCGATGACCCTCCCCCCCTTGCGGGCCCGGCGCGAGGACATCCCGGACCTCGCCCGCTCGTTCTGCGCCCGGTTCGCGGCCGAGGAAGGCAAGCGGGTCCGCGGCATCGCCGCGGAAGCGATGGCGCTGATCACCCGCTACGACTGGCCCGGCAACGTGCGCCAGCTCGAGAACGCGCTGTTTCGCGCCGTGGTCCTGGCCGACGGCGACGAGCTGACGGTGGCGGAGTTCCCGCAGATCGCCGCCCAGGTCCAGGGCTTCGACGTGCGCATTCCCCCGGCGCCCGCCCATCCCGAGCCCGGCGCCGGTCCCGCGCCGGTGCGCGAGATCGTCCGGGTCGAGGTGCGCGACCCCCACGCCGTGTCGCTGGTCGCCGAGGAGACCGGCGAGATGAAGACCATGGAGGGTCTCGAGGGCGAGATCATCCGCTACGCCCTGCAATTCTACCGCGGGCGGATGTCGGAAGTCTCGCGCCGCCTCGGCATCGGCCGTTCGACACTCTATCGCAAGTTGAAAGAACTCGGGATCGACGACGAGAAGGCCGAGGACGCCGCCTGA
- a CDS encoding CorA family divalent cation transporter has protein sequence MAPLLSDEPALPGLIWAMRFDASGRGRMVGPGEEIPALGRFGEGFVWLHVNLNDARMPGLVAEGRLGPPDLAAAAFSSDPHQRVTIEDGQIGGVIADLARDSEAPERLPDAAGRLHFVLGPNVLVSGRRHPIVGPDAVREAVAEGRALAGPVALLETLIGRVAAAIGARGAALSERLDGIEDHILDERIRDETRQLGPIRRDAVRLHRQLNGLRAVFHRLEEDGEDLAEETREAAARIAQRLDALDRDMVVLAERSRLLQEELSALLARQSNRQLQTLSVLTALFLPPTLVTGLFGMNTKGLPLAEWDDGSSVAMLIAALSAAAAFLLIRRLGLGGQKG, from the coding sequence ATGGCCCCTCTCCTCAGCGACGAGCCCGCCCTGCCGGGCCTGATCTGGGCGATGCGGTTCGACGCGTCGGGCCGCGGGCGCATGGTCGGGCCCGGCGAGGAGATCCCGGCGCTCGGCCGCTTCGGCGAGGGCTTCGTCTGGCTGCACGTCAACCTCAACGACGCCCGGATGCCGGGCCTCGTGGCGGAAGGGCGCCTCGGCCCGCCGGACCTCGCGGCCGCGGCGTTCTCCAGCGATCCGCACCAGCGGGTCACGATCGAGGACGGGCAGATCGGCGGCGTCATCGCCGACCTCGCCCGGGACTCCGAGGCGCCGGAGCGGCTGCCGGACGCGGCCGGCCGCCTGCACTTCGTGCTCGGGCCGAACGTCCTCGTCAGCGGGCGGCGTCACCCGATCGTCGGCCCCGACGCGGTGCGCGAGGCGGTGGCCGAGGGACGGGCCCTCGCCGGCCCGGTGGCGCTGCTGGAGACGCTGATCGGCCGGGTCGCGGCCGCGATCGGCGCGCGGGGCGCCGCCCTGTCGGAGCGCCTCGACGGGATCGAGGATCACATCCTCGACGAGCGCATCCGCGACGAGACCCGCCAGCTCGGCCCGATCCGCCGCGACGCGGTGCGGCTGCACCGCCAGCTCAACGGCCTGCGGGCGGTGTTCCACCGCCTGGAGGAGGACGGCGAGGACCTGGCCGAGGAGACGCGCGAGGCGGCCGCCCGCATCGCCCAGCGCCTCGACGCGCTCGACCGCGACATGGTGGTGCTGGCCGAGCGCAGCCGGCTGCTGCAGGAGGAATTGTCGGCGCTCCTCGCCCGCCAGTCCAACCGCCAGCTCCAGACCCTGTCGGTCCTGACCGCGCTCTTCCTGCCGCCGACCCTGGTCACCGGCCTGTTCGGCATGAACACCAAGGGCCTGCCCTTGGCCGAGTGGGACGACGGCTCGAGCGTCGCGATGCTGATCGCCGCGCTGTCGGCGGCGGCGGCCTTCCTGCTGATCCGCCGGCTCGGGCTCGGCGGGCAGAAGGGGTGA
- a CDS encoding class I SAM-dependent methyltransferase, with protein sequence MTTADATVLPESPYLVPRPVEDLAECTFNHTIDLPGHGTVPGAWDLRAGLDDYLGGVAVAGKRVLDFGATSGFLGFAMEARGAEVVAYDFAGEACWEMVPYPDFERAVIAPEIRNHLRRFESAWWYAHAALNSRARRAGGSLYDVPEAIGPVDVAVFGTALTRLRDPFRALHGALRLTRETVVVTEMLPKSLQFLRFVPRSFGLPMFLLPRSDQRIRFDAWWTIAPTTMQELLAILGFGESAVTYHRQSLLGQKRLCYTVVARRTEPTNPEL encoded by the coding sequence ATGACGACGGCGGACGCGACCGTGCTCCCCGAGAGCCCGTACCTGGTGCCCCGCCCGGTCGAGGACCTGGCGGAGTGCACCTTCAACCACACCATCGACCTGCCCGGGCACGGCACCGTGCCGGGCGCCTGGGACCTGCGGGCGGGGCTCGACGACTACCTCGGCGGCGTCGCGGTGGCGGGCAAGCGCGTGCTCGATTTCGGCGCCACCAGCGGCTTCCTCGGCTTTGCCATGGAGGCGCGGGGCGCCGAGGTGGTGGCCTACGACTTCGCCGGCGAGGCGTGCTGGGAGATGGTGCCGTATCCCGATTTCGAGCGCGCGGTGATCGCCCCGGAGATCCGCAACCACCTGCGCCGGTTCGAGAGCGCCTGGTGGTACGCCCACGCGGCGCTGAACTCGCGGGCGCGGCGGGCGGGGGGCTCGCTCTACGACGTGCCGGAGGCGATCGGCCCGGTCGACGTCGCGGTGTTCGGGACCGCGCTGACGCGCCTGCGCGACCCGTTCAGGGCCCTCCACGGCGCCCTGCGGCTGACCCGCGAGACCGTGGTGGTGACCGAGATGCTGCCGAAGTCGCTGCAGTTCCTGCGCTTCGTGCCGCGGAGCTTCGGCCTGCCGATGTTCCTGCTGCCCCGCAGCGACCAGCGCATCCGCTTCGACGCCTGGTGGACCATCGCGCCGACGACGATGCAGGAACTGCTCGCGATCCTGGGCTTCGGCGAGTCGGCGGTGACGTATCACCGCCAGTCGCTGCTCGGGCAGAAGCGGCTCTGCTACACGGTGGTGGCCCGGCGCACCGAGCCGACCAATCCGGAATTGTGA
- a CDS encoding DMT family transporter, producing the protein MRERSAATAYALLTFATLLWAGNAVASKVAVGLVSPQALVALRWSIALTAIAALAGRETWAHRRALLAHWPMILLMGGVGYTGFNALTYEAGALTSAVNLSLIEGTIPVLVLVLNFLVRGVAVRPGQVLGSAVTLAGVVLVASHGDLARLAALDLNRGDLLVGLACLFYAGYTVALPSRPAVPALAFFAAMAVAAWATSMPLLLGEWASGRVLWPGLPGWALIAFTALGPSLVAQLAYMRGVETIGPNRAGLFNNLVPVFGAVMAVGLVGEPFGLVEAAALALVVGGIAVAETSGRRKRA; encoded by the coding sequence GTGAGGGAGAGGTCGGCCGCGACGGCCTACGCGCTCCTGACCTTCGCGACCCTGCTCTGGGCCGGCAACGCGGTGGCGAGCAAGGTCGCGGTCGGCCTCGTCTCGCCGCAGGCGCTGGTCGCCCTGCGCTGGTCGATCGCGCTCACGGCGATCGCGGCGCTCGCCGGGCGCGAGACCTGGGCGCACCGGCGCGCGCTCCTGGCGCACTGGCCGATGATCCTGCTGATGGGCGGCGTCGGCTATACCGGGTTCAACGCGCTGACCTACGAGGCGGGGGCGCTGACGAGCGCGGTCAACCTGTCGCTGATCGAGGGGACGATCCCGGTCCTGGTGCTCGTCCTCAACTTCCTCGTGCGCGGCGTCGCGGTGCGGCCGGGCCAGGTCCTCGGATCGGCCGTCACGCTCGCCGGGGTGGTGCTGGTGGCCAGCCACGGCGACCTCGCCCGGCTCGCCGCCCTCGACCTCAACCGCGGCGACCTCCTGGTGGGGCTCGCCTGCCTGTTCTACGCCGGCTACACGGTCGCCCTCCCCTCGCGGCCGGCGGTGCCGGCGCTCGCCTTCTTCGCCGCCATGGCGGTCGCGGCCTGGGCGACCTCGATGCCGCTCCTCCTCGGCGAATGGGCGAGCGGCCGGGTTCTCTGGCCGGGCCTCCCCGGCTGGGCACTAATCGCCTTCACGGCGCTCGGGCCGTCGCTGGTCGCCCAGCTCGCCTACATGCGCGGGGTCGAGACGATCGGCCCGAACCGCGCCGGCCTGTTCAACAACCTGGTGCCAGTCTTCGGGGCGGTCATGGCGGTGGGGCTGGTGGGCGAGCCCTTCGGCCTCGTCGAGGCGGCGGCCCTCGCCCTGGTCGTCGGCGGGATCGCGGTGGCGGAGACCTCCGGGCGCCGCAAGAGGGCGTGA
- a CDS encoding DUF952 domain-containing protein has translation MPLIYKICPLPLWREAEAAGRLDGAPVDLADGFIHFSTASQLAETAAKHFSGQDNLLLIAVDETALGDALRYEPSRGGALFPHLYGPLPLSAVRSVAPLATGPGGGHVFPDSIKG, from the coding sequence ATGCCCCTCATCTACAAGATCTGCCCCCTTCCCCTGTGGCGCGAGGCCGAGGCCGCCGGCCGCCTCGACGGCGCACCCGTCGATCTGGCGGACGGGTTCATCCACTTCTCGACCGCGTCGCAGCTCGCCGAGACGGCTGCCAAGCACTTCTCGGGACAGGATAATCTGCTCCTGATCGCGGTCGACGAGACGGCGCTCGGGGATGCCCTGCGCTACGAGCCGTCCCGGGGCGGCGCGCTGTTCCCGCACCTCTACGGCCCGCTGCCGCTCTCGGCCGTCCGGAGCGTCGCGCCGCTCGCGACCGGACCCGGCGGCGGCCATGTTTTCCCAGATTCCATCAAGGGTTGA
- a CDS encoding quinone-dependent dihydroorotate dehydrogenase, with the protein MIPALFPLVRPLLHALDAETAHGLTVGALARLPLRDPPADDPRLCLTVISRTFPNPVGLAAGFDKGAQAPDALLGLGFGFVEVGGVVPRPQPGNPRPRVFRLPEDGAVINRFGLNSEGLDVVRARLVARRNRPGIVGVNIGANKDATDRLADYVACTRGLTGLVDFITVNVSSPNTPGLRDLQGEAFLDDLLARVVAARDEAGAGTAILLKIAPDIGLDGLDAMTATARRRGIDALVVSNTTVARPSSLKGASRAETGGLSGRPLFSPATRLLAEASLRVGRELPLIGVGGVDSAEAAWTKIRAGASLIQLYSALVYAGPGLVGEIKAGLLRRMEREGIRSLDAVVGRDAEELARTA; encoded by the coding sequence GTGATTCCGGCCCTCTTCCCGCTCGTCCGCCCCCTGCTGCACGCCCTCGACGCGGAGACCGCCCACGGCCTGACCGTGGGGGCCCTCGCCCGGCTCCCCTTGCGGGATCCGCCCGCCGACGATCCCCGTCTCTGCCTAACCGTTATATCGCGGACCTTCCCCAACCCGGTCGGCCTGGCCGCGGGGTTCGACAAGGGCGCGCAGGCGCCCGACGCGCTGCTCGGGCTCGGCTTCGGCTTCGTCGAGGTCGGCGGCGTGGTGCCCCGGCCGCAGCCCGGCAATCCGCGTCCGCGGGTGTTCCGGCTGCCGGAGGACGGCGCGGTGATCAACCGCTTCGGCCTCAACAGCGAGGGGCTCGACGTCGTGCGGGCGCGGCTCGTCGCGAGGCGCAACCGGCCGGGGATCGTCGGGGTCAACATCGGCGCCAACAAGGACGCGACCGATCGGCTGGCCGACTACGTCGCCTGCACCCGCGGCCTGACGGGCCTCGTCGACTTCATCACCGTCAACGTCTCCTCGCCCAACACGCCGGGCCTGCGCGACCTCCAGGGCGAGGCCTTCCTCGACGACCTGCTCGCCCGCGTGGTCGCGGCCCGGGACGAAGCGGGCGCCGGCACCGCGATCCTGCTCAAGATCGCCCCCGATATCGGCCTCGACGGCCTCGACGCGATGACCGCCACCGCGCGGCGCAGGGGCATCGACGCCCTCGTCGTGTCCAACACCACCGTGGCGCGGCCGTCGAGCCTCAAGGGGGCCTCCCGGGCCGAGACCGGGGGCCTGTCGGGCCGGCCGCTGTTCTCGCCCGCGACCCGGCTCCTCGCCGAGGCCTCCCTGCGCGTCGGGCGCGAGCTGCCGCTGATCGGCGTCGGCGGGGTCGATTCGGCGGAGGCCGCCTGGACCAAGATCCGGGCCGGCGCCAGCCTGATCCAGCTCTACTCCGCCCTGGTCTATGCCGGCCCGGGCCTCGTCGGCGAGATCAAGGCCGGGCTGCTGCGGCGGATGGAGCGGGAGGGGATCCGGAGCCTCGATGCGGTCGTCGGGCGCGACGCCGAGGAGCTGGCGCGGACGGCGTGA
- a CDS encoding MATE family efflux transporter, which yields MTPAAASPRGASPEITHRRILALAVPMTLANVTTPLLGLVGTAAVGRLGDAALLGALALGAVIFDYLFWTFGALRMATAGLTAQAAGAGDPSEIDRTLARALAVALAVGLVMVALQGPLAAAAFRLFGASPAVNAALAGYFSVRIWCAPFTLANYAILGSTLGRGRTDLGLGLQVAINAVNVALTLVLVLGLGTGVAGAALATVLAEVAGTVLGLLVLRRLGARPWRVPFPEIVERAGLTRMLAVNGDVMVRTLALITALALFSGLGAREGDVTLAANAVLQNLFLVGSFFLDGFATAAEVLCGQALGARDEGAFRGAVRLSLGWCLGFALAVSGLFLAVGGPFVDAVTTAPEVRAFARDYLVYAALTPLAAAAAFAFDGVYVGATWTRAMRNLMLAALAVDAAVLALTRELGNTGLWLAMLAFLAARGLGQALLYPRLAAGAFPHPRAGLAGEGAR from the coding sequence ATGACGCCCGCCGCCGCGAGCCCGAGAGGCGCGAGCCCGGAGATCACGCATCGGCGCATCCTCGCGCTCGCCGTGCCGATGACGCTCGCCAACGTGACGACGCCGCTCCTCGGCCTCGTCGGCACGGCGGCGGTCGGGCGGCTCGGCGACGCGGCGCTCCTCGGCGCGCTGGCGCTCGGGGCGGTGATCTTCGACTACCTGTTCTGGACCTTCGGCGCGCTGCGGATGGCGACCGCCGGGCTCACCGCGCAAGCCGCCGGGGCGGGCGATCCGAGCGAGATCGACCGGACCCTGGCCCGGGCGCTGGCGGTGGCGCTGGCGGTCGGCCTCGTCATGGTGGCGTTGCAGGGCCCGCTCGCGGCGGCGGCCTTCCGGCTGTTCGGGGCGAGCCCGGCGGTGAACGCGGCGCTCGCCGGCTACTTCTCGGTGCGGATCTGGTGCGCGCCGTTCACGCTGGCGAACTACGCCATCCTCGGCTCGACCCTCGGGCGCGGCCGCACCGATCTCGGCCTCGGCCTGCAGGTGGCGATCAACGCCGTCAACGTGGCGCTCACCCTCGTCCTCGTCCTCGGGCTCGGCACCGGCGTCGCCGGGGCGGCGCTCGCCACGGTGCTGGCGGAGGTCGCCGGGACCGTCCTCGGCCTCCTGGTGCTGCGCCGCCTCGGCGCCCGGCCCTGGCGCGTGCCGTTCCCCGAGATCGTCGAGCGCGCCGGCCTCACCCGGATGCTCGCGGTCAACGGCGACGTGATGGTGCGGACCCTGGCGCTGATCACCGCGCTCGCCCTGTTCTCGGGCCTCGGCGCGCGGGAGGGCGACGTGACGCTGGCGGCCAACGCCGTGCTGCAGAACCTCTTCCTCGTCGGCAGCTTCTTCCTCGACGGCTTCGCCACCGCGGCGGAGGTCCTGTGCGGCCAGGCGCTCGGCGCCCGCGACGAGGGCGCCTTCCGGGGCGCGGTGCGGCTGTCCCTAGGGTGGTGCCTCGGCTTCGCGCTCGCGGTCTCGGGCCTGTTCCTGGCTGTCGGCGGTCCCTTCGTCGACGCGGTCACCACCGCGCCGGAGGTGCGGGCCTTCGCGCGCGACTACCTCGTCTACGCAGCCCTGACGCCCCTCGCGGCGGCCGCCGCCTTCGCGTTCGACGGCGTCTATGTCGGGGCGACCTGGACCCGGGCGATGCGCAACCTGATGCTGGCGGCGCTCGCCGTCGACGCCGCGGTGCTGGCGCTGACGCGGGAGCTGGGCAATACCGGCCTGTGGCTCGCGATGCTGGCCTTCCTGGCGGCGCGCGGCCTCGGCCAGGCCCTGCTCTACCCGCGGCTCGCGGCCGGTGCCTTCCCGCATCCGCGGGCCGGGCTCGCGGGGGAGGGGGCGCGATGA
- a CDS encoding GFA family protein has translation MITGGCRCGAVRYEAHGEPWNRTVCHCADCRGSTGAPMVGWITVRREHCRFAAGAPAWSRSSPRAERAFCPACGTHLAYRADDLLDEIDLTMASLDDPERYPPDDHVWVSRRLSWVALPVGLPAHPTARDEA, from the coding sequence ATGATCACCGGCGGATGCCGCTGCGGCGCGGTGCGCTACGAGGCGCACGGGGAGCCCTGGAACCGCACGGTGTGCCACTGTGCCGATTGCCGCGGCAGCACGGGCGCGCCGATGGTCGGCTGGATCACCGTGCGGCGGGAGCATTGCCGCTTCGCCGCCGGCGCCCCGGCCTGGTCCCGCTCGAGCCCGCGGGCGGAGCGCGCCTTCTGCCCCGCTTGCGGCACGCACCTCGCCTACCGGGCCGACGACCTGCTGGACGAGATCGACCTGACCATGGCGAGCCTCGACGACCCGGAACGCTACCCGCCCGACGACCACGTCTGGGTCTCGCGCCGCCTGTCCTGGGTCGCCCTGCCGGTCGGGCTTCCGGCCCATCCGACGGCGCGGGACGAGGCCTGA
- a CDS encoding alpha/beta hydrolase, giving the protein MIDHALFDPAKADPDAERLNREIIAAQARAPDPWSMPVAEVRERRRRGSTAYPAMPRSARAETMTIPGPAGPLALRVIRPQRKARGAYLHVHSGGWVWGGSDEQDPWLERIAERCGFVCISVEYRLAPEHPYPAPIDDCEAAALWLYHEGRKLFGVEALTIGGESVGAHLSVMTLLRLRDRHRLPKAFRGANLFSGLYDLGVTASARNWGDERLVLNSTDIRRFADGFVPEGVARRSPDVSPLYADLAGLPPALFSVGTRDPLLDDTLFMSMRWAAANNGGYTAVYTGGCHVFIRYNLAMTQRALELIERFLMALA; this is encoded by the coding sequence ATGATCGACCACGCGCTCTTCGACCCGGCGAAAGCAGATCCCGACGCCGAGCGGCTGAACCGGGAGATCATCGCCGCCCAGGCCCGGGCCCCGGACCCCTGGTCCATGCCGGTGGCCGAGGTGCGCGAGCGCCGCCGGCGCGGCAGCACCGCCTACCCGGCGATGCCCCGCAGCGCCCGGGCCGAGACGATGACGATCCCCGGCCCCGCCGGGCCGCTCGCGCTCCGGGTGATCCGGCCGCAGCGGAAGGCCCGGGGCGCCTACCTGCACGTTCATTCCGGCGGTTGGGTCTGGGGCGGGTCCGACGAGCAGGATCCCTGGCTCGAGCGCATCGCGGAGCGCTGCGGCTTCGTCTGCATCTCGGTCGAGTACCGGCTGGCGCCCGAGCACCCCTACCCGGCCCCGATCGACGATTGCGAGGCGGCGGCGCTCTGGCTCTACCACGAGGGCCGCAAGCTGTTCGGGGTCGAGGCGCTGACGATCGGCGGCGAATCGGTCGGTGCGCATCTGAGCGTGATGACGCTCCTGCGCCTGCGCGACCGGCACCGGCTGCCCAAGGCCTTCCGGGGCGCCAACCTGTTCTCGGGCCTCTACGACCTCGGCGTCACCGCGAGCGCCCGCAACTGGGGCGACGAGCGCCTCGTCCTCAACTCCACCGACATCCGCCGCTTCGCCGACGGCTTCGTGCCCGAGGGCGTCGCCCGGCGCTCGCCGGACGTGTCGCCGCTCTACGCCGATCTCGCCGGCCTGCCTCCGGCCCTGTTCTCCGTCGGCACCCGCGATCCGCTCCTCGACGACACCCTGTTCATGTCGATGCGCTGGGCCGCGGCCAACAATGGCGGCTACACGGCCGTCTATACCGGCGGTTGCCACGTCTTCATCCGCTACAACCTCGCCATGACCCAGCGGGCCCTGGAGCTGATCGAACGGTTCCTGATGGCGCTGGCGTGA
- a CDS encoding DUF6460 domain-containing protein, with protein MSEQRFRRPFGQNSSGQDPYGQGPAGFDPGPGGYREGRSSGLHRFLGGSPGAVLVRLVFLSLLVGAGMAMLGVTPGLLFAQAYDTIQSLMALGFETFHDAGRWFVAGAVVVVPLWLLSRLFARGR; from the coding sequence ATGAGCGAGCAGAGATTCCGCCGTCCCTTCGGGCAAAACTCCTCCGGCCAGGATCCCTACGGCCAGGGACCCGCGGGCTTCGATCCCGGTCCCGGCGGGTACCGGGAGGGCCGGTCCTCGGGGCTGCACCGCTTCCTCGGCGGCTCGCCCGGGGCGGTGCTGGTGCGGCTGGTGTTCCTGTCGCTCCTCGTCGGGGCCGGCATGGCGATGCTCGGGGTCACGCCCGGGCTCCTGTTCGCCCAGGCCTACGACACGATCCAGTCGCTGATGGCGCTGGGCTTCGAGACCTTCCACGATGCCGGCCGCTGGTTCGTCGCGGGCGCCGTCGTGGTGGTGCCGCTCTGGCTCCTGTCGCGCCTGTTCGCCCGCGGCCGCTGA